In Phocoena phocoena chromosome 8, mPhoPho1.1, whole genome shotgun sequence, the following are encoded in one genomic region:
- the TMX2 gene encoding thioredoxin-related transmembrane protein 2 isoform X5, translating to MAVLAPLIALVYSVPRLSRWLARPYYLLSALLSAAFVLVRKLPPVCHSLPTQREDGNPCDFDWREVEILMFLSAIVMMKNRRSITVEQHIGNIFMFSKVANAILFFRLDIRVGLLYLTLCIVFLMTCKPPLYMGPEYIKYFNDKTIDEELEQDKRVTWIVEFFANWSNDCQSFAPIYADLSLKYNCTGLNFGKVDVGRYTDVPSEHVTPHQAAPYPDPIPRWKGGHAAATD from the exons ATGGCGGTCCTGGCACCTTTAATTGCTCTAGTGTATTCAGTGCCGCGACTTTCACGATGGCTGGCCCGACCTTACTACCTTCTGTCAGCCCTGCTCTCTGCTGCCTTTGTACTCGTGAGGAAGCTGCCCCCTGTCTGCCACAGTCTCCCTACGCAACGCGAAGACGGTAACCCGTGTGACTTTGACTGG AGAGAAGTAGAGATCCTGATGTTCCTCAGTGCCATTGTAATGATGAAGAACCGCAGATCCA TCACCGTGGAGCAACATATCGGCAACATCTTCATGTTTAGTAAAGTGGCCAATGCGATTCTTTTCTTCCGCCTGGATATTCGCGTGGGCCTGCTTTATCTCACGCTCTGCATAG TGTTCCTGATGACATGCAAACCCCCGTTGTATATGGGCCCTGAGTACATCAAGTACTTCAATGATAAAACCATTGAT GAAGAGCTGGAGCAGGACAAGAGGGTCACTTGGATCGTGGAGTTCTTTGCCAATTGGTCTAATGACTGCCAGTCATTTGCTCCTATCTACGCTGATCTCTCCCTCAA GTACAACTGTACAGGGCTAAATTTTGGGAAGGTGGACGTTGGACGCTACACTGAT GTACCAAGTGAGCATGTCACCCCTCACCAAGCAGCTCCCTACCCTGATCCTATTCCAAGGTGGAAAGGAGGTCATGCGGCGGCCACAGATTGA